A single window of Ferrimonas balearica DSM 9799 DNA harbors:
- a CDS encoding energy transducer TonB, with the protein MRDYLLALCLGGAITAGLFSLMAMMVTGGPGKAPSEPGPAPVSVLMADRPEQLNRRSRALPEPPPPLPELPQAQVVENSSATNVQMNLDLPTLSIDGPGDIQIGMPAKADLATADRQAMPLYRVEPAYPQRALRMRAEGYVLMEFTIDEQGRPRNIRVIESEPVRLFDQAAMKALARWKYQPKQLDGKAVSQPGQTAKLEFKLNR; encoded by the coding sequence ATGAGGGACTACCTGCTGGCGCTGTGCCTGGGCGGGGCGATCACCGCCGGGCTGTTTAGCCTGATGGCGATGATGGTCACCGGAGGCCCGGGCAAAGCCCCAAGCGAGCCCGGTCCGGCCCCGGTTTCGGTGCTGATGGCGGATCGTCCGGAGCAGCTTAACCGCCGCAGCCGGGCGTTGCCGGAGCCGCCGCCACCGTTGCCGGAGTTGCCTCAGGCGCAGGTGGTGGAGAACAGCAGTGCCACCAACGTTCAGATGAATCTGGACCTGCCCACCCTCAGCATCGATGGCCCCGGTGACATCCAGATCGGCATGCCCGCCAAAGCCGACCTGGCCACCGCCGACCGCCAGGCGATGCCGCTGTACCGGGTGGAACCGGCCTACCCCCAGCGTGCGTTGCGGATGCGGGCCGAAGGCTACGTGCTGATGGAGTTCACCATCGACGAGCAGGGCCGCCCCCGCAATATCCGGGTGATCGAGTCTGAGCCGGTGCGCCTGTTTGATCAGGCTGCCATGAAGGCGCTGGCGCGCTGGAAATACCAGCCCAAGCAACTGGATGGCAAAGCCGTGTCTCAACCCGGCCAGACCGCCAAACTGGAGTTTAAGCTGAACCGATGA
- a CDS encoding GNAT family N-acetyltransferase — MFTLPIDDDIKLALLGPEHAARLFELVLANRDHLSHFLAWPGLVQQQEDSRQYLCQMLGEYGEGHSLTCGVLLDNELVGMMDLRGLDARRVGVLGYWLAEAYQGRGIVTRAARGLIRYGFVQLELEKIELRCAVSNHRSQAVAERLGCELEGTLRRAELVNGHCFDHRVYGLMRNQWQSG, encoded by the coding sequence ATGTTCACCCTCCCCATCGACGATGACATCAAGTTGGCCCTGCTCGGGCCGGAACACGCCGCCCGGCTGTTTGAGTTGGTTCTGGCCAACCGCGACCACCTCAGCCATTTCCTCGCCTGGCCGGGCCTGGTGCAGCAGCAGGAAGACAGCCGCCAGTACCTGTGCCAGATGCTGGGGGAGTATGGTGAGGGCCACAGCCTGACCTGCGGTGTGCTGCTGGATAACGAGCTGGTGGGGATGATGGATCTGCGCGGCCTCGATGCCCGCCGGGTGGGGGTTCTGGGTTACTGGCTGGCGGAGGCTTACCAGGGGCGGGGCATCGTCACCCGTGCCGCCCGAGGCTTAATCCGCTATGGTTTTGTGCAACTGGAACTGGAAAAGATCGAGCTGCGCTGCGCGGTCAGTAACCACCGCAGCCAGGCGGTGGCGGAGCGGTTGGGCTGCGAGCTGGAGGGCACTCTGCGCCGCGCCGAGTTGGTTAATGGTCACTGTTTTGATCACCGTGTTTACGGCCTGATGCGTAATCAATGGCAATCGGGTTAA
- a CDS encoding tetratricopeptide repeat protein → MRALILCLAMLAGTAQAAMSPIMASKVQEAWALYEADKLDQAIDILAPLEPRDGESKAYVARLLGSLYWAAEQPDKALEQLQIALDSGVLNEMTSAQTRRMVADILLMNERFRDALGHYQWLRDNAPAELVNADLHLRIAQSHFRLEQWAEVIPAARAAVALESSVSPYQMMLTAYQQLQNWPEALKVTAALIELEPERLSWWRQRASVQLRLNDQEAALRTLALAEQNNLLTSEGDYRSLIQLFNNRGLPELAARFLAGQLGKHIDDDVERRVELARYWQMAREWDAAQQAWGRAAELDSQYRVNQFEVLVMASEFRQAVALLPALDALKLDNDDRLRVEMMAVRAYYQMGDYADALARAERARHYDRESADPWMAFLQEKLAL, encoded by the coding sequence ATGAGAGCGCTGATTTTGTGCCTGGCCATGCTGGCCGGCACCGCCCAGGCCGCCATGAGCCCCATTATGGCCAGCAAGGTTCAGGAAGCCTGGGCCCTGTACGAAGCGGATAAGCTGGACCAGGCCATCGACATCCTGGCCCCGCTGGAGCCCCGCGATGGCGAATCCAAAGCCTACGTGGCGCGCCTGTTGGGCAGCCTCTACTGGGCCGCGGAGCAGCCGGATAAGGCACTGGAGCAACTGCAGATCGCACTGGACAGTGGTGTGCTTAACGAGATGACCAGCGCCCAGACCCGCCGCATGGTGGCGGACATCCTGCTAATGAATGAACGTTTCCGTGACGCGCTGGGCCACTACCAGTGGCTGCGTGATAACGCCCCGGCGGAGCTGGTTAACGCGGATCTGCACCTGCGCATCGCCCAGAGCCACTTCCGACTGGAGCAGTGGGCGGAAGTGATTCCGGCGGCACGCGCTGCGGTGGCGCTGGAGTCCAGTGTCTCGCCCTACCAGATGATGCTGACCGCTTATCAGCAACTTCAGAACTGGCCTGAAGCGCTGAAGGTGACGGCGGCGCTGATTGAGCTGGAGCCGGAGCGCCTGAGTTGGTGGCGTCAGCGCGCCAGTGTGCAACTGCGCCTGAACGATCAGGAAGCGGCACTGCGCACTCTGGCGCTGGCGGAGCAGAACAACCTGTTGACCAGCGAGGGGGATTACCGCTCACTGATTCAGCTGTTCAACAACCGTGGCCTGCCGGAGTTGGCGGCGCGTTTCCTGGCCGGGCAACTGGGTAAGCACATTGACGACGATGTTGAGCGTCGGGTGGAGCTGGCCCGTTACTGGCAGATGGCGCGGGAGTGGGACGCCGCACAACAGGCCTGGGGCCGGGCGGCAGAACTGGACAGCCAGTATCGGGTCAATCAGTTTGAAGTGCTGGTGATGGCCTCCGAATTCCGGCAGGCGGTGGCACTGCTGCCAGCGCTGGATGCCCTCAAGCTGGACAACGACGATCGCCTGCGGGTGGAGATGATGGCGGTGCGCGCCTACTACCAGATGGGCGACTACGCCGACGCGCTGGCGCGGGCAGAACGGGCGCGTCATTACGACCGGGAATCGGCGGATCCCTGGATGGCGTTCCTGCAGGAAAAGCTCGCACTCTGA
- a CDS encoding MAPEG family protein: MALQWTGVYAAWIGLITLALAWGVVRQRRALKVGVGDADNRDLQLRVRAHANLIEYAPIALILLGCIEASGAPLWLVHGAGATLVLGRVLHPWGLVGGNGGYHPGRLLGTLLTWLAILVPALYLLVNPLL; this comes from the coding sequence ATGGCATTGCAGTGGACCGGTGTTTACGCCGCCTGGATAGGTTTGATCACCCTGGCCCTGGCCTGGGGAGTGGTACGGCAGCGCCGGGCCCTGAAAGTTGGGGTGGGCGATGCTGACAACCGTGATCTTCAGTTGCGGGTTCGTGCCCACGCCAACCTCATTGAATACGCCCCCATCGCCCTGATCCTGCTGGGTTGCATTGAAGCCAGCGGGGCGCCGTTGTGGCTGGTGCATGGCGCAGGAGCCACCCTGGTGCTGGGGCGGGTGTTGCACCCCTGGGGGCTGGTCGGAGGCAACGGCGGTTACCACCCGGGCCGCCTGCTTGGCACCCTGCTCACCTGGCTGGCCATTCTGGTGCCGGCCCTTTATCTGCTGGTGAACCCGTTGCTCTGA
- a CDS encoding UPF0149 family protein, with amino-acid sequence MKEKLTKHDEKRLTEVLNECAQHGGMDLLQAKGFLAHLHCHPRTLDPSSWSSAIAGVEPEKEYWPFEAKIMERLFTLFNQLHDEVHLKQRLMPLEMSEHLDALNQRQVPQPLRHWLAGFMTGFLFLKEAWQELLTDEQFQEVESCASLLGYVATLGSDEEHAVAWREGAEPEPEQLRHAIDEALAYMHGWSQVKLDDDGELAPVNSGH; translated from the coding sequence ATGAAAGAGAAACTGACGAAACACGACGAAAAGAGACTGACCGAAGTCCTCAATGAATGCGCCCAGCACGGCGGTATGGACCTGCTGCAGGCCAAAGGTTTCCTGGCCCATCTGCATTGCCACCCCCGCACCCTGGACCCGTCCAGCTGGAGCAGCGCCATCGCTGGGGTGGAGCCGGAGAAAGAGTACTGGCCCTTTGAAGCCAAAATCATGGAGCGCCTGTTCACCCTCTTCAACCAGCTGCACGACGAAGTGCACCTGAAACAGCGCCTGATGCCGCTGGAGATGAGCGAGCATCTGGATGCCCTGAACCAACGCCAGGTACCGCAGCCTCTGCGACACTGGCTGGCCGGCTTTATGACCGGCTTCCTGTTCCTCAAGGAAGCGTGGCAGGAGCTGCTCACCGACGAGCAGTTCCAAGAGGTGGAGTCCTGCGCCAGCCTGCTTGGCTATGTGGCCACCCTGGGCAGCGATGAAGAACACGCCGTTGCCTGGCGTGAAGGCGCCGAGCCTGAGCCGGAGCAGCTACGCCACGCCATCGACGAGGCGCTGGCATATATGCACGGCTGGAGCCAGGTCAAGCTGGACGATGACGGTGAGCTGGCGCCGGTGAACAGCGGCCACTAA
- a CDS encoding ExbD/TolR family protein, with product MRILRPVPQQEEAQVDLTPMLDIVFIMLIFFIVTTSFVRESGIEVNRPEASTAASQAGAGLFVAINNRNEIYIDQRRIDIERVQANLERLRADQPESPLVIQADERAFNGVVVKVMDAAKAAGITDIALAAEPGQ from the coding sequence ATGCGAATTTTGCGTCCTGTTCCTCAGCAGGAGGAAGCTCAGGTCGACCTGACTCCGATGCTGGATATCGTTTTTATCATGCTGATCTTCTTTATCGTGACCACCTCCTTTGTGCGTGAGTCCGGTATCGAGGTTAACCGTCCGGAAGCCTCTACGGCGGCGTCTCAGGCGGGGGCCGGCTTGTTTGTGGCGATCAACAACCGCAATGAGATCTACATCGACCAGCGCCGCATCGACATCGAGCGGGTGCAGGCCAACCTTGAGCGCCTGCGTGCCGACCAGCCGGAATCCCCGCTGGTGATCCAGGCCGATGAGCGGGCCTTTAACGGTGTGGTGGTCAAGGTGATGGACGCGGCCAAGGCGGCGGGCATTACCGACATCGCGCTGGCGGCGGAGCCGGGCCAATGA
- the rplY gene encoding 50S ribosomal protein L25 has translation MSFVFEAKVRTDAGKGASRRLRHAGLIPAIIYGGNAEPVSIELDHDKILHAQDEDAFYTAELTIVVDGKEEKVKAQAMQRHPYKPKVTHIDFKRV, from the coding sequence ATGTCTTTCGTATTCGAAGCTAAAGTCCGCACCGACGCGGGGAAAGGTGCGAGCCGCCGCCTGCGTCACGCTGGTCTGATCCCGGCCATCATCTACGGTGGCAACGCTGAGCCGGTTTCCATCGAACTGGATCACGACAAAATCCTGCACGCTCAGGACGAAGACGCTTTCTACACTGCCGAACTGACCATCGTTGTTGATGGCAAAGAGGAAAAAGTAAAAGCGCAAGCCATGCAGCGTCACCCCTACAAGCCGAAAGTCACCCACATCGACTTTAAGCGCGTTTAA
- a CDS encoding TerB family tellurite resistance protein has translation MILARLRRLLSSEQDSGIKQSEVDARLACAALLLEVSRSDGSQSPEEKAAIWHLLEEGFSLSERELRLLFDQALEVSEEASDLFAFTSVAKKNLSQAQKIALIQGLWRVAYADGDLDPQEEGVIRKVADLLYVSHGDYIQAKLAAQPAQ, from the coding sequence ATGATATTGGCCCGATTGCGCCGGTTACTGTCCAGTGAGCAGGACTCCGGCATCAAGCAAAGTGAAGTGGACGCGCGGCTGGCGTGCGCCGCCCTGCTGTTGGAGGTGTCCCGCAGTGATGGCAGCCAGAGCCCGGAGGAGAAAGCGGCGATTTGGCATCTGTTGGAGGAGGGGTTCTCGCTGTCGGAGCGGGAACTGCGCCTGCTGTTTGACCAGGCCCTGGAGGTGAGTGAGGAGGCGTCGGATCTGTTTGCCTTTACCTCGGTGGCCAAGAAGAACCTGAGCCAGGCCCAGAAAATCGCCCTGATCCAGGGGCTGTGGCGGGTCGCTTATGCCGATGGCGACCTGGACCCTCAGGAGGAGGGGGTGATCCGCAAGGTGGCGGACCTGCTCTACGTCAGCCACGGCGATTACATTCAGGCCAAGCTGGCCGCGCAGCCGGCGCAGTAG
- a CDS encoding DUF882 domain-containing protein, with translation MSEICTLRRRLLGGAGATLMLAGLPGVAHASLQSPNAPLRALSFYNRHTGERTTAEFWGEGHYLQSGLSQLDTVLRDHRVNEVAPIDRGLYELVYQLAEKLDYHKDIHLISGYRSMKTNEMLAARSGGVAKRSYHTKAMAVDIAMPGVALSDLRKAALSLQGGGVGYYPRSGFVHVDTGPVRRW, from the coding sequence ATGTCAGAGATCTGCACTTTGCGACGGCGCCTGCTGGGCGGCGCCGGGGCCACATTGATGTTGGCTGGCCTTCCAGGCGTTGCCCATGCCAGTCTGCAGTCGCCCAATGCGCCATTGCGCGCCCTCAGCTTTTATAACCGCCATACCGGTGAGCGCACCACTGCCGAGTTTTGGGGCGAAGGCCATTACCTCCAATCCGGGCTGTCTCAGCTCGACACCGTGCTGCGCGATCACCGGGTCAACGAAGTGGCCCCCATCGACCGCGGTCTTTACGAGCTGGTATACCAACTGGCCGAAAAGCTGGACTACCACAAAGATATCCACCTTATTTCCGGCTACCGCAGCATGAAGACCAACGAGATGCTGGCCGCACGCTCTGGTGGCGTGGCCAAACGCAGCTACCACACCAAGGCGATGGCGGTGGATATTGCCATGCCGGGCGTGGCCCTGTCGGACCTGCGCAAAGCCGCGTTGTCCCTGCAAGGTGGCGGTGTGGGGTACTATCCGCGTTCCGGTTTTGTCCATGTCGATACCGGCCCGGTGCGACGTTGGTAA
- a CDS encoding L,D-transpeptidase family protein, with the protein MRLMFVILFCICSGVAMGGDRKPLWFADSRQEQAARELEGQLAILAAADLDPRFDDLQWRLAQASGPEQASLLYTEAYLLVRAFWREVHRFPPGQLDLNAPLSLMPEPGFASAMAHDAAKGRLYERVLALEPPVPHYLAFSNRLRKLHHLARQPPLAIGAWGVIKPGEHHAEVAPIRRQLARLGDYPGRTDSLRYDGGMVAAVQQFQRRHGLKADGVIGPRTRHWLRLDYQERARLLARALVRQAHDRHYFAPDHLLVNIPDYRLDWVQDGQSRFSARVVVGMPSRRTPRMHSELRSVVVNPYWNVPNSIMRKDLLPRILTDGSYVQRNRFEVLDSENRPLWLSPDELSRLAYQGFPYRLRQRPGPGNSLGRYKFHLINSQAIYLHDTPKQRLFERSTRAFSSGCIRVENADLLADLLLQAQSPEGPPLKRYLNASGPRWLTLQQPLAVYLVYWSAWMDGGRAQFRSDIYELEKAAIGRQPALTASLDKNKE; encoded by the coding sequence ATGCGCCTGATGTTCGTTATCCTGTTTTGCATCTGCAGCGGGGTCGCGATGGGGGGAGACCGCAAGCCACTATGGTTTGCTGATTCACGCCAGGAACAGGCGGCACGGGAACTTGAGGGACAATTGGCGATCCTGGCGGCAGCGGATCTGGATCCCCGTTTTGATGACCTGCAGTGGCGGTTAGCTCAGGCCTCCGGGCCGGAGCAGGCCAGCCTGTTGTATACCGAAGCCTACCTGTTGGTGCGCGCCTTCTGGCGCGAGGTACACCGTTTTCCTCCCGGCCAGCTTGATCTGAACGCGCCTCTGTCACTGATGCCTGAGCCGGGGTTTGCCAGTGCCATGGCGCACGATGCCGCCAAGGGTAGGTTGTATGAGCGGGTGCTGGCGCTGGAGCCGCCCGTGCCGCACTATCTGGCCTTCAGCAATCGCTTGCGCAAGCTGCACCATCTGGCCAGGCAACCGCCGTTGGCGATTGGGGCCTGGGGGGTGATCAAACCCGGTGAGCACCACGCCGAGGTGGCGCCGATTCGCCGGCAACTGGCCCGTCTCGGGGACTACCCGGGCCGCACCGACAGCCTGCGTTACGACGGCGGCATGGTGGCGGCGGTACAGCAGTTTCAGCGCCGTCATGGGCTAAAAGCCGATGGCGTTATCGGGCCGCGAACCCGTCACTGGCTGCGGCTGGATTATCAAGAGCGTGCGCGCTTGCTGGCGCGTGCACTCGTGCGCCAGGCCCATGATCGGCACTATTTCGCACCGGACCACCTGCTGGTCAACATTCCCGACTACCGACTCGACTGGGTTCAGGACGGCCAGTCCCGCTTCAGCGCCCGAGTGGTGGTGGGGATGCCCTCCCGACGCACCCCAAGGATGCACAGTGAACTGCGTAGCGTGGTGGTTAATCCCTACTGGAACGTACCCAACTCCATCATGCGGAAGGACCTGCTGCCCCGGATCCTGACCGACGGCAGCTACGTCCAGCGCAACCGCTTTGAGGTGCTGGACTCGGAGAACCGGCCACTCTGGCTCTCGCCGGATGAACTCTCCCGCCTGGCTTACCAGGGCTTCCCCTATCGACTGCGCCAGCGTCCCGGCCCGGGCAATTCGCTGGGGCGGTATAAATTCCACCTGATAAACAGTCAGGCCATCTACCTCCATGACACCCCGAAACAGCGGCTGTTTGAACGCAGCACCCGGGCGTTTTCTTCTGGCTGCATCCGGGTTGAGAACGCCGACCTGCTGGCGGACCTGCTGCTGCAGGCCCAGTCCCCCGAAGGGCCGCCATTGAAGCGTTATCTGAATGCCAGTGGGCCACGTTGGTTGACCCTACAGCAACCTCTGGCGGTTTACCTGGTGTATTGGAGTGCCTGGATGGATGGGGGGCGCGCTCAGTTTCGAAGTGACATCTACGAGCTCGAAAAAGCAGCAATTGGTCGCCAGCCCGCCCTGACCGCGAGCCTGGACAAAAATAAGGAATAA
- a CDS encoding response regulator, translated as MTEPLCIVVDDNAINAMLLEQALLARGCRTCALTCPLTVEQVISDCGETPAMVVIDQCMPELPGHLLARNLRSKFGDQCLMVAWSGSALPAEAHMAFDEVLEKPINAAQLDRLVASFGLGDQPAPLDALSAAEQAQLLHLFADTTAEDLRQLARAIMRKDAGQAQALHHKMEGCRAMLGLEMPSLSTMGEAIREQDWSAIGDAYLAVNRELTQVTRESP; from the coding sequence ATGACTGAGCCACTCTGTATCGTGGTGGACGATAACGCCATCAACGCCATGTTGCTGGAACAAGCGCTGCTCGCCCGCGGTTGCCGCACCTGCGCGCTGACCTGCCCGCTCACTGTCGAGCAGGTGATCAGTGACTGCGGCGAAACCCCGGCCATGGTGGTGATTGACCAGTGCATGCCGGAGCTGCCGGGGCACCTGCTGGCCCGCAATCTTCGGAGCAAGTTTGGTGACCAGTGCCTGATGGTGGCCTGGAGCGGATCTGCGCTGCCCGCAGAAGCCCATATGGCATTTGACGAGGTGCTGGAGAAACCGATCAACGCGGCCCAGCTCGATCGTCTTGTCGCCAGCTTTGGCCTGGGTGACCAACCGGCCCCGCTGGATGCCCTGAGTGCGGCAGAGCAAGCACAACTGCTGCACCTGTTTGCGGACACCACCGCCGAAGACCTGCGCCAGCTGGCCCGCGCCATCATGCGCAAAGATGCCGGGCAGGCCCAAGCCCTGCACCACAAGATGGAGGGATGCCGCGCCATGCTGGGTCTAGAGATGCCGAGCCTGAGCACCATGGGCGAGGCGATCCGCGAACAGGACTGGTCCGCCATCGGCGACGCCTATCTGGCGGTTAACCGGGAGCTGACCCAGGTAACCCGGGAGTCCCCATGA
- a CDS encoding response regulator: MSKAPDYAHLRVLVADDAPPVQSFLRLMLRRQGFRDEHILLAKTGKECLRLAQEQTEPVDIVLCDFNFGEGLNGRQILEELRHQHWICDTTVFIVITGEAKGNVVHAMLDLKPDEYLLKPLNPEMLKQRIDRALRRRYALLPLHQAISAGQHEEAIRLCDELAVWHPQYLPVLRETQGRILRKLRFFSEAKVLYQCALEQSGADWARLGLANTHLDLGETEEALALLTPLIESRRVTIDALDCLSRYHLSSTKIPESIAHLQAAHRLAHDTSHREGLISDLCYCVDDAMGMVKAYDAFSAKCKGTYRDTVYTRVNRVRRLLMAHDLLPEPERPQCLQLITKLLGQIKAEDARGPVQLAKAHLLLLTGRIKEAVALTLALSRNGQLSHFYDFQHLAHLLLTLSFEADFRRAMEMARTALAQSTEEMMVEARAAMLAHLEARFHANMTALEQLYGQWQKVADGRDEQAKLQLLMAMHSLAPYLSPVCEKLLALLNEAWPRGMPRHQVLAIERQCQRVVEALAQRRAA; encoded by the coding sequence ATGAGCAAAGCCCCCGACTACGCCCACCTTCGGGTACTGGTGGCCGACGATGCGCCACCGGTGCAGTCCTTTCTGCGCCTGATGCTGCGCCGCCAGGGGTTTCGCGATGAACATATCCTGCTGGCCAAAACCGGCAAGGAGTGCCTGCGGCTGGCGCAGGAGCAGACCGAGCCGGTGGACATCGTTCTGTGCGACTTCAACTTTGGCGAGGGCCTCAATGGACGCCAGATCCTGGAGGAGTTGCGCCACCAGCACTGGATCTGCGATACCACGGTCTTTATCGTCATCACCGGCGAAGCCAAAGGCAACGTGGTGCACGCCATGCTCGACCTCAAGCCGGATGAATACCTGCTGAAACCGCTGAATCCGGAGATGCTGAAACAGCGCATCGACCGCGCCCTGCGTCGTCGCTATGCCCTGCTGCCACTGCATCAGGCGATCAGCGCCGGCCAGCATGAGGAAGCCATCCGCCTGTGTGACGAATTGGCGGTCTGGCATCCGCAGTACCTGCCGGTCTTGCGGGAAACCCAGGGCCGCATTCTGCGCAAGCTGCGTTTCTTCAGCGAAGCCAAGGTGCTGTATCAGTGCGCGCTGGAGCAAAGCGGCGCCGACTGGGCCCGCCTCGGTCTGGCCAACACCCATCTGGATCTGGGTGAGACTGAGGAGGCGCTGGCACTGCTGACGCCGCTGATAGAAAGTCGTCGTGTCACCATTGATGCGCTGGATTGCCTGAGTCGCTACCACCTGTCATCCACCAAGATCCCGGAATCCATCGCGCACCTGCAGGCGGCCCACCGGTTGGCCCACGACACTTCGCACCGGGAGGGGTTGATCTCCGACCTGTGCTATTGCGTCGATGACGCCATGGGCATGGTTAAGGCCTACGACGCTTTCAGTGCCAAGTGCAAAGGCACCTATCGGGACACCGTCTACACCCGGGTTAACCGGGTTCGACGCCTGCTGATGGCGCATGACCTGTTGCCGGAACCGGAACGTCCCCAGTGCCTGCAACTGATCACCAAGCTGTTGGGACAGATTAAAGCGGAAGACGCCAGGGGGCCGGTGCAACTGGCCAAAGCCCACCTGCTGCTGCTGACCGGACGCATCAAAGAAGCGGTGGCACTGACACTCGCGCTCAGTCGCAATGGCCAGCTCAGCCACTTTTACGACTTCCAGCACCTGGCCCACCTGCTGCTGACGCTCTCCTTTGAAGCGGACTTTCGTCGCGCCATGGAGATGGCCCGTACCGCGCTGGCACAGAGCACCGAGGAGATGATGGTCGAGGCCAGAGCGGCGATGCTCGCCCATCTGGAGGCGCGTTTTCACGCCAACATGACCGCACTGGAGCAGCTTTATGGCCAGTGGCAGAAAGTGGCGGATGGCCGCGATGAGCAGGCCAAGCTCCAACTGCTGATGGCGATGCACAGCCTGGCCCCCTACCTGAGCCCGGTGTGCGAAAAGCTGCTGGCGCTGCTGAACGAGGCCTGGCCACGGGGGATGCCGCGTCATCAGGTGTTGGCGATTGAGCGCCAGTGCCAGCGGGTGGTCGAGGCGCTGGCTCAGCGTCGGGCCGCCTGA